A section of the Rhodopirellula halodulae genome encodes:
- a CDS encoding PAS domain S-box protein, which translates to MSWLDKQTHGLAKEWIRNTAAAMLATKPDGEILWANNSFEKLLGYSSPELIGKLSWKDLTEDEEVLKSDEQLVLETINGERTSYQLHKRYRTRGGPSLSVIIDVLRYPIQGDFECFLVTVFPVNRNADFTLGQMEEFRKLLLEILQHQPSGLTFAKTWDWAKEHPIVASITGLLAAVFLFGERVLEIVAKVIELRETL; encoded by the coding sequence ATGTCCTGGTTAGATAAACAAACTCACGGCCTCGCCAAAGAATGGATTCGAAATACAGCGGCAGCAATGCTCGCGACGAAGCCTGACGGGGAAATTCTTTGGGCAAACAATAGCTTCGAGAAATTGCTAGGCTACTCAAGTCCAGAATTGATCGGAAAGCTGTCCTGGAAAGACCTGACCGAAGATGAGGAGGTCTTGAAATCGGACGAACAGCTCGTCTTAGAGACCATAAATGGGGAAAGGACCAGTTACCAGCTCCATAAACGGTATCGCACGAGGGGAGGCCCTTCCCTGTCGGTCATTATTGATGTCCTGCGATACCCAATTCAGGGTGATTTTGAGTGCTTTCTGGTCACCGTCTTCCCAGTGAATAGGAATGCGGATTTCACATTAGGCCAAATGGAAGAATTCCGGAAGCTCCTTTTGGAAATCCTCCAACACCAGCCTTCGGGCCTTACGTTCGCCAAGACCTGGGATTGGGCGAAGGAGCATCCAATTGTGGCTTCGATTACTGGCCTGCTGGCGGCTGTCTTTCTATTCGGGGAGCGGGTGTTGGAGATCGTCGCGAAGGTGATCGAGCTTCGGGAAACGCTCTGA